The Candidatus Eisenbacteria bacterium genomic interval TGGTGCTCCCCGCCTACAACGCGGCCCGCACGCTCGAGCAGACGTACCGCGAGCTCCCCCACGAGGTCGTGGACGAGGTGATCCTGGTGGACGACGCGAGCCGTGACGAGACCGTCGCCCTCGCGAAGAAGCTCGGGATCACCACGTTCGTGCACCCGCGGAATCTGGGCTACGGCGGGAACCAGAAGACCTGCTATCGGAGCGCGCTCCAGCGCGGCGCGGACGTGGTGGTCATGGTCCACCCCGACTACCA includes:
- a CDS encoding glycosyltransferase family 2 protein; amino-acid sequence: MIHGKRVIVVLPAYNAARTLEQTYRELPHEVVDEVILVDDASRDETVALAKKLGITTFVHPRNLGYGGNQKTCYRSALQRGADVVVMVHPDYQYTPALVTAMSSMVALGIYDAVLGSRMLGTSALKGGMPRYKYVANRVLTLI